One part of the Nostoc sp. PCC 7120 = FACHB-418 genome encodes these proteins:
- a CDS encoding TetR/AcrR family transcriptional regulator: MSKGEETKTRILQQAAELFNQQGYAGSSISDIMRVTGLQKGGIYNHFQSKDELALQAFDYAIASISKHYRIALRSKRNAIERVQALIAVFSSFAENPPIPGGCPLLNTAVESDDAHPALRERTQQAMNSWLNMIRRIIQTGIERGEIEPHVNAEEIATIIVATLEGAIMMSQLYDDTIYMQRAVNHLNHYTENILKTHGTN; the protein is encoded by the coding sequence ATGTCTAAAGGCGAAGAAACAAAAACTCGGATTCTCCAACAGGCGGCGGAACTGTTTAACCAACAGGGATACGCTGGTTCGTCTATTTCTGACATCATGCGTGTAACGGGATTGCAAAAAGGAGGAATTTATAATCACTTCCAAAGCAAAGATGAATTAGCACTACAGGCTTTTGATTATGCGATCGCCTCCATCAGCAAACACTATAGAATTGCATTACGTAGCAAACGTAATGCTATAGAACGTGTGCAAGCACTAATTGCAGTCTTTAGTAGTTTTGCAGAAAATCCACCCATCCCCGGAGGATGTCCGTTACTAAATACGGCTGTGGAAAGTGATGATGCACATCCAGCGTTACGGGAACGCACTCAACAAGCGATGAACTCTTGGCTGAATATGATTCGGCGAATCATTCAAACGGGAATTGAGAGAGGAGAAATTGAGCCTCATGTCAATGCTGAGGAAATTGCCACTATCATAGTTGCAACTTTAGAAGGTGCAATTATGATGAGCCAGCTTTATGACGATACTATTTATATGCAAAGGGCAGTGAATCATCTGAATCATTACACAGAAAATATCCTAAAAACTCATGGTACAAATTAA
- a CDS encoding glutathione S-transferase family protein, which produces MLNFYYNHRSPMARRVWRTLLEKEIIFEPIIMSLDGDQLQPEFLEINPFHHIPVILDNGFRVVESLAIMDYLEAKYPTPALLPKEAESLAKVRMVQMVTTNELLPKMISLIFEDKNSSKFLQAYEHINKVLAFLSESLGNESYYGGEQLTLADIVAGTDLSLLPKLGISFSNYPNLQDWFERLMTRKLWQQTEISVEDFEKFKRVFIKLRQRQLNQEHKANEDK; this is translated from the coding sequence ATGCTCAACTTCTACTACAATCATCGTTCACCTATGGCCCGTCGTGTATGGCGTACCTTACTAGAGAAAGAAATTATATTTGAGCCAATAATCATGAGCTTAGATGGCGATCAATTACAACCTGAATTTTTAGAAATCAACCCATTTCATCATATTCCCGTCATATTAGATAATGGTTTTCGGGTAGTAGAATCTCTAGCAATCATGGACTATTTGGAAGCTAAATACCCTACACCTGCACTGTTACCTAAAGAAGCTGAGTCTTTAGCAAAAGTAAGAATGGTGCAGATGGTGACGACAAATGAACTATTACCAAAAATGATTTCCTTGATTTTTGAGGATAAAAATTCGTCAAAATTTTTGCAGGCTTATGAGCATATAAATAAGGTCTTAGCCTTTTTATCAGAATCTTTAGGTAACGAATCTTATTATGGTGGAGAACAGTTGACTTTAGCTGATATTGTGGCTGGAACCGATTTATCTTTGTTGCCAAAATTAGGGATTAGTTTTAGTAACTACCCCAATTTGCAAGATTGGTTTGAGCGTTTAATGACACGGAAATTATGGCAACAGACAGAAATTAGTGTAGAAGATTTTGAAAAATTTAAGCGTGTTTTTATTAAGCTACGTCAACGCCAGCTAAACCAAGAACATAAAGCCAATGAAGATAAATAA
- a CDS encoding tautomerase family protein — protein sequence MVQIKVYGLAEKLNPIKAELSNILHTSLIEVLQISPEKRFHRFFPLDKLDFYYPSDRTDNYLIIEIIMFEGRSVETKKQLLRDIFKKVDEKFGISVYDIEITLFEIPKQNWGIRGIPGDELNLSYKVEV from the coding sequence ATGGTACAAATTAAGGTTTATGGTTTAGCAGAAAAACTAAACCCAATTAAAGCAGAGCTATCAAATATTCTCCATACCTCTTTAATTGAAGTTTTACAGATTAGTCCTGAGAAGAGATTTCATCGGTTCTTCCCCTTGGATAAATTAGATTTTTACTATCCATCTGATAGAACTGATAATTATTTAATTATTGAAATCATTATGTTTGAAGGGCGTTCAGTAGAGACTAAAAAACAGCTACTGAGAGATATTTTTAAAAAAGTTGACGAGAAATTCGGAATTTCAGTTTATGATATTGAAATTACACTTTTTGAAATTCCCAAACAGAATTGGGGTATTAGGGGCATACCTGGAGATGAGCTAAATCTTAGCTACAAGGTAGAAGTTTAA
- a CDS encoding acyl-CoA thioesterase translates to MLIVNNLHRALEVTLQIPVRTYEIDFAGIVSNIVYIKWLEDLRLKFLEEHFPIHQQIEQGYVPILAGTEIEYKRPIKLIDKVIGRLWLSNLGRLKWTVQAEILSNNQLAAVAQQKGAFVNLQNGRPVSIPEELQQKYLNINKLSSE, encoded by the coding sequence ATGCTAATAGTAAATAACTTACATAGAGCATTAGAAGTAACTTTGCAAATACCTGTAAGAACTTATGAAATTGACTTTGCTGGGATTGTCAGCAACATTGTGTATATTAAGTGGTTAGAAGATTTACGTTTAAAGTTTCTAGAAGAACATTTTCCTATTCATCAACAAATTGAACAAGGATATGTACCTATACTTGCTGGGACAGAAATTGAATATAAACGTCCTATTAAGTTGATAGACAAAGTAATTGGGCGCTTATGGCTGAGTAATTTGGGACGATTAAAATGGACAGTGCAAGCAGAGATTTTATCAAATAATCAACTAGCAGCAGTTGCTCAACAGAAGGGTGCTTTTGTGAATTTACAAAATGGTCGTCCAGTTAGCATTCCTGAAGAATTACAGCAAAAATATTTAAATATTAATAAATTAAGTAGTGAATAA
- a CDS encoding iron-containing alcohol dehydrogenase: MENFVFYNPVKILFGKGQIANIAAEIPTDAKILITYGGGSIKANGVYDQVKSALAGRKIFEFGGIEPNPHLETLLKAVELIRQEGIDFLLAVGGGSVVDGTKFIAAAVPFVGDPWDILAKQAPVTAAVPFGAVLTLPATGSEMNTNSVVTKWETKEKLFFASPLVFPRFSVLDPETTFSLPPRQIGNGIVDAYTHVMEQYLTYPVNAPLQDRWAESILKTLIEEGPKTLANPTDYDARANLVWAATLALNGLIGAGVPQDWATHMIGHELTALHGLDHAQTLAIVLPSTLSIRRDRKWQKLLQYAERVWNIVDGSEEYRVNEAIAKTRNFFESVGVRTRLSDYGVGLETIPLVVENLQKHGLAILGEQKDVDSQVVEQILTLSA; encoded by the coding sequence ATGGAAAACTTTGTTTTTTACAACCCAGTCAAAATTTTATTTGGCAAAGGTCAAATCGCTAATATTGCCGCCGAAATTCCGACTGATGCTAAGATTCTTATTACCTACGGTGGCGGTAGCATTAAAGCCAATGGTGTGTACGACCAGGTTAAATCTGCATTGGCTGGACGGAAAATCTTTGAGTTTGGTGGGATTGAACCTAACCCCCATTTAGAAACTCTGTTGAAGGCGGTGGAATTAATACGCCAAGAAGGTATCGATTTTCTCTTGGCTGTTGGTGGTGGTTCAGTTGTGGATGGGACTAAATTTATTGCGGCGGCGGTTCCTTTTGTTGGTGACCCTTGGGACATCTTGGCCAAGCAAGCACCTGTGACTGCGGCTGTACCTTTTGGGGCGGTATTGACCTTACCAGCTACAGGTTCGGAAATGAATACTAACTCGGTTGTGACTAAGTGGGAAACCAAAGAAAAGCTGTTCTTTGCTAGTCCCTTGGTGTTTCCTCGCTTCTCTGTTCTTGACCCAGAAACAACATTTTCCTTACCGCCTAGACAAATTGGTAATGGCATTGTTGATGCCTACACCCATGTGATGGAACAGTATTTGACTTATCCAGTTAATGCACCATTACAAGACCGATGGGCAGAATCTATTTTGAAAACGTTGATTGAAGAGGGGCCAAAAACCCTAGCTAATCCTACAGATTACGATGCCAGGGCAAATTTGGTATGGGCTGCAACCTTGGCACTCAATGGGCTAATTGGTGCAGGAGTACCCCAAGATTGGGCTACACACATGATTGGTCATGAGTTAACTGCACTGCATGGTCTAGATCACGCCCAAACTTTGGCGATTGTCTTACCCAGCACACTCTCAATTAGACGCGATCGCAAGTGGCAAAAACTCCTACAATATGCAGAGCGAGTCTGGAACATTGTCGATGGTTCTGAAGAATACAGAGTAAATGAGGCGATCGCTAAAACTCGCAATTTCTTTGAGTCTGTAGGTGTCCGCACTCGTCTATCTGACTACGGTGTAGGACTAGAAACCATTCCTCTAGTTGTAGAAAATTTACAAAAGCATGGTTTAGCAATCTTAGGTGAACAGAAAGATGTAGACTCTCAAGTCGTTGAGCAGATTTTAACTCTCTCAGCTTAA